From Chloracidobacterium sp., the proteins below share one genomic window:
- the cpdA gene encoding 3',5'-cyclic-AMP phosphodiesterase has protein sequence MPTNHPSSAAQADAPAHILHITDTHLFAKRDGRLLKMNTYDSLSAVLAAAALNAPDAVLATGDLAQDGAAEAYAHLTEALASFAAAYDTPPPVYWLPGNHDEPSVMRATLVQPPLRPEREAVIGRWYVILLDSTVPGEVGGRLSDDELTRLDAGLARHADRPALVCLHHNPISVGAQWMDNIGLANAEAFFATLDRHTNVRAVLWGHVHQEIDVERRGVRLMASPSTCIQFKPKTAEFGIDQRAPGYRRLWLYPDGQLDTKVFRVEGFAGCADPDATGY, from the coding sequence ATGCCGACCAACCACCCGTCATCCGCCGCTCAAGCCGACGCTCCGGCGCACATCCTCCACATCACCGACACTCATCTGTTCGCCAAACGTGATGGGCGGTTGCTGAAGATGAACACCTACGACTCGTTGAGCGCCGTGTTGGCCGCCGCCGCACTAAATGCACCGGATGCCGTTTTGGCGACGGGCGATCTGGCGCAGGACGGCGCAGCCGAAGCCTATGCGCACTTGACTGAAGCTCTGGCGAGCTTCGCCGCTGCCTACGACACGCCGCCGCCAGTGTATTGGCTGCCCGGTAATCACGATGAGCCGTCGGTGATGCGCGCGACGCTGGTTCAGCCGCCGCTGCGTCCGGAACGTGAGGCTGTTATTGGGCGCTGGTACGTCATCCTGCTTGATTCAACCGTACCAGGGGAGGTTGGCGGACGACTTTCCGACGACGAACTGACCCGACTTGACGCCGGGCTGGCGCGTCACGCCGACCGTCCGGCGCTTGTCTGCCTGCACCACAACCCGATTTCGGTCGGCGCGCAGTGGATGGACAACATCGGTCTGGCGAACGCCGAAGCGTTTTTCGCCACGCTTGATCGCCATACGAACGTCCGCGCCGTCCTGTGGGGACATGTTCATCAGGAAATTGACGTTGAGCGGCGCGGTGTTCGGCTGATGGCTTCGCCTTCAACCTGCATTCAGTTCAAACCCAAAACAGCCGAATTCGGCATAGACCAGCGCGCGCCGGGCTACCGCCGACTGTGGCTGTATCCCGACGGTCAGCTCGACACCAAGGTGTTCCGGGTTGAAGGTTTTGCCGGTTGCGCCGACCCCGACGCAACCGGCTACTGA
- a CDS encoding metalloregulator ArsR/SmtB family transcription factor has product MASACATEHQPSERTPLDAQLAWRAADVFRAFADPTRVKIIALLDAGELCVGELCLTLGMSQPAVSSQLRLLRTLGIVTVRREGKHAYYALADEHIRNLFHQGLAHARHGQHSTPA; this is encoded by the coding sequence ATGGCTTCGGCCTGCGCCACCGAACATCAACCCTCTGAACGGACGCCGCTTGACGCCCAACTGGCCTGGCGGGCGGCGGATGTGTTCAGGGCATTCGCCGACCCGACACGAGTCAAAATCATCGCCCTGCTGGATGCAGGCGAGTTGTGCGTCGGCGAATTATGTTTGACGTTGGGCATGTCGCAGCCAGCGGTTTCTAGTCAACTTCGTTTGCTACGCACGCTGGGCATTGTCACCGTCCGTCGGGAAGGGAAGCATGCCTACTATGCGCTGGCGGACGAACACATTCGCAACCTCTTTCACCAGGGACTTGCCCATGCTCGCCATGGGCAGCACAGCACCCCGGCCTAA
- a CDS encoding chorismate-binding protein, whose amino-acid sequence MTALTPHPATYDDFLRLAQGATVVPVAVTLPADIHTPVGVFLKTAGQAADVCLFETHRLDRRLPPYTFIGLAPRWVITGRDGKVELRTPYATLERSESLLQAARRRLRADILAPLETIPRLASGAFGYLAHEAAYQLHNIPPRTPPTVEGVLAAFSTVIVFDHVRQRLHIVVNVATDGRTERLETAYAEACAAIRTVVRQLEGPFPALPTATPAGRHAIVTPLTPDQFRLAAERTEQRIRRGELHCATLAQRLERPLTAPPFSAYRLLRIALEAPATFFFASGGTAIFGGATDNLVHARREMLRAYVATHERPPGATEAETALAAAELAADEAAAGQHLLFVDDLRNDLGQVAAYGSVELETLANVEQTPTHLRLISILQAQLAAERDYLDVLAVRLPSALWTGLPKRPALRLTTELEPVRRHHFGSQFCLLASPDELIACETQQLVEVTGRVARFHAFASLTGDTDLSAALVSGAKTAQRIAAALEQAEHGRPFLA is encoded by the coding sequence ATGACCGCGCTAACCCCTCATCCGGCGACCTACGACGACTTTCTCCGCCTCGCGCAGGGCGCTACCGTCGTCCCAGTCGCCGTCACCCTGCCGGCCGACATCCATACGCCCGTCGGGGTTTTTTTGAAGACGGCTGGACAAGCGGCCGATGTTTGCCTCTTTGAGACCCACCGACTGGATCGGCGGCTGCCGCCATACACCTTCATCGGTCTCGCGCCACGCTGGGTCATTACGGGACGGGACGGCAAAGTGGAACTGCGAACGCCGTACGCCACGCTTGAACGTTCTGAGTCGCTGCTCCAGGCCGCACGTCGGCGCCTACGCGCCGACATCCTCGCGCCGCTCGAAACCATCCCTCGACTAGCCAGCGGCGCGTTCGGCTACCTAGCACACGAAGCGGCGTACCAACTGCACAATATACCGCCGCGTACGCCACCCACCGTTGAAGGCGTCCTTGCGGCGTTCAGCACGGTCATCGTTTTCGACCATGTGCGCCAACGGCTGCACATCGTCGTCAATGTCGCCACTGACGGACGCACTGAACGGCTTGAAACGGCCTACGCCGAAGCCTGTGCCGCCATCCGGACCGTTGTACGGCAACTTGAAGGGCCGTTCCCAGCCTTGCCCACGGCGACGCCGGCAGGGAGGCACGCTATCGTCACCCCCTTGACACCCGACCAATTTCGTCTGGCGGCGGAAAGGACCGAGCAGCGCATTCGGCGCGGTGAACTGCATTGTGCGACGCTCGCCCAACGGTTGGAGCGCCCGCTCACGGCACCCCCATTTTCAGCATACCGCCTCCTGCGCATAGCTTTGGAAGCACCGGCGACCTTTTTCTTCGCTTCGGGCGGCACGGCCATTTTCGGCGGGGCAACCGACAACTTGGTCCATGCCCGCCGGGAGATGCTCCGTGCATACGTCGCCACCCATGAGCGCCCGCCCGGAGCAACTGAAGCGGAAACGGCGCTGGCGGCGGCCGAATTGGCGGCGGACGAAGCGGCTGCCGGTCAACATTTGCTCTTTGTGGACGACCTGCGCAACGATTTGGGACAGGTCGCCGCCTACGGCTCAGTGGAGCTGGAAACCCTCGCCAATGTGGAGCAGACCCCAACCCACCTGCGTCTGATTTCAATCCTTCAGGCGCAACTGGCCGCCGAACGCGACTATCTGGATGTGCTTGCCGTGCGCCTGCCCAGCGCCTTGTGGACAGGGTTGCCCAAACGTCCCGCCTTGCGGCTTACCACTGAACTAGAGCCAGTTCGCCGCCATCACTTTGGAAGCCAATTCTGCTTGCTGGCGTCACCGGATGAGCTGATAGCCTGCGAGACGCAACAGTTGGTCGAGGTGACGGGGCGCGTCGCCCGCTTTCACGCCTTTGCGTCGCTGACCGGCGACACCGACCTCAGCGCAGCGTTGGTTAGTGGCGCAAAAACGGCGCAGCGAATCGCCGCCGCGCTGGAACAAGCTGAACACGGCCGCCCGTTCCTAGCCTGA
- the hisIE gene encoding bifunctional phosphoribosyl-AMP cyclohydrolase/phosphoribosyl-ATP diphosphatase HisIE, with the protein MTETIRFDPAGLVPVVIQDASTNEVLTLAYMNAASYQLTCETGEVWLWSRSRQSLWHKGATSGHTQRVVEIRLDCDHDALVVRVEPRGPACHTGATSCFFSRVFPPPEQSAAPQPQTPAETPVSASSSLPIAPPEVKLVPHSALELGILLDELYDLIRDRKANRPEGAYTTYLFAAGLDKILKKVGEEAAETIIAAKNDQRLELAAEMADLLYHLLVLMAARDLTPHDVAEVLRSRAGKRRPLPE; encoded by the coding sequence ATGACGGAGACGATTCGCTTTGATCCGGCCGGCCTCGTGCCGGTCGTCATCCAAGACGCCAGCACCAACGAAGTCCTCACCCTCGCCTACATGAACGCCGCCAGCTACCAACTCACCTGCGAAACAGGCGAGGTTTGGCTCTGGAGCCGCTCACGACAGTCCCTGTGGCATAAGGGCGCTACATCCGGCCATACGCAGCGCGTCGTTGAAATCCGGCTCGATTGTGACCATGACGCCCTCGTTGTCCGAGTCGAACCGCGCGGCCCAGCCTGCCATACGGGCGCAACCAGTTGCTTCTTTAGTCGCGTTTTTCCGCCGCCCGAACAATCGGCCGCACCCCAGCCCCAAACACCCGCTGAAACCCCGGTGTCCGCTTCATCCTCCCTGCCAATCGCGCCGCCGGAAGTCAAACTCGTCCCGCACAGTGCCCTCGAACTCGGCATTCTGCTCGACGAACTGTACGACCTCATCCGTGACCGCAAAGCCAACCGCCCGGAAGGAGCTTATACGACCTACCTGTTCGCCGCCGGACTCGACAAAATCCTCAAAAAAGTCGGCGAAGAAGCCGCTGAAACCATCATCGCCGCCAAAAACGACCAGCGACTGGAACTGGCGGCCGAAATGGCGGACCTGCTTTACCACTTGCTCGTGCTCATGGCTGCACGCGACCTGACGCCCCACGATGTCGCGGAAGTCCTCCGCAGCCGCGCCGGTAAACGCCGGCCGCTTCCAGAATAA
- a CDS encoding asparagine synthase-related protein, with translation MSSFVVIVQPPGSLIEPDLPARLLQSLVWRGPDGQWQWSDDYVAFGYAHLRVDDLTSVAPPPTFDEQVWLAADIRLDAREELCRALQAAGFDATPADSDAKLLWRAYRAWETDCLRYLHGDFAFALWDALRRRLFCARDRFGVKPLYYSHRPDVFVAASALDTVCAHPNVPSAIPDDLDVFAVADFLIHGMKLDEDGTFFRAVRRMPRAHALCLENGSLRRWRYWDWPTDGRLRYRRSRDYVEHFQAILDKAVADRLRTPRASVFLSGGLDSNVVTAAARRASPTTALHAFTNVFDWLIPDDERRFAQMAAQAHGIPITFIAHDDWRPYAPHPDATQPPPEPVHEPFWSGVMESYRRAAAHSRVLLTGQWGDEALTQETAPYLRELLAQRRVAALVQALAEYFVSDARNGFYSLRRRLGRVRPAPPELDLPQWLAPDFVARLRQSGYFERRADEPPHHPFHSLAVRALSRVHMANDHEYNDPAFTGALVEMRYPLLDLRALEFLLAIPTVPACLDKWLFRESLSHQLPRAVVRRPKTPLRAFPITGYIRKYGAAWTRLPAEDEIRRRLACFVTNDAFDREIVWNAQREAESLIDLGPLTLYKWMQFKLASS, from the coding sequence GTGAGCAGCTTTGTTGTTATCGTCCAGCCCCCCGGAAGCCTCATCGAGCCGGACCTGCCCGCGCGGTTGCTTCAATCGCTGGTTTGGCGCGGTCCTGACGGTCAATGGCAATGGAGCGACGACTATGTCGCGTTTGGCTACGCCCATCTCCGGGTAGACGACCTCACTAGCGTGGCGCCGCCGCCGACCTTTGATGAGCAAGTATGGCTGGCAGCCGATATTCGGCTTGACGCGCGGGAGGAACTGTGTCGCGCCCTCCAAGCGGCTGGCTTTGACGCCACCCCTGCCGACAGCGACGCCAAGCTGCTGTGGCGGGCGTACCGCGCTTGGGAAACGGATTGCCTGCGTTATCTGCATGGCGATTTCGCTTTTGCGCTGTGGGATGCCCTACGTCGGCGGCTCTTCTGCGCGCGCGACCGATTTGGGGTCAAGCCGCTGTACTACAGTCATCGGCCGGATGTGTTTGTGGCGGCAAGCGCGTTGGACACCGTCTGCGCCCACCCGAATGTGCCCAGCGCCATCCCGGACGATTTGGATGTGTTCGCCGTCGCGGATTTTCTCATTCACGGGATGAAACTGGATGAAGACGGGACGTTTTTCCGCGCCGTCCGGCGCATGCCGCGCGCGCATGCCCTATGTCTGGAAAACGGAAGCCTCCGGCGGTGGCGTTACTGGGACTGGCCGACCGACGGGCGTCTTCGGTATCGCCGCTCCCGCGACTACGTCGAGCATTTTCAGGCGATTTTGGACAAAGCCGTGGCGGATCGCCTGCGGACGCCGCGCGCCTCGGTGTTTCTCAGCGGCGGTCTTGATTCCAACGTCGTTACGGCGGCGGCGCGGCGCGCATCGCCGACGACCGCCCTGCATGCCTTCACCAATGTCTTCGATTGGCTGATTCCCGACGATGAACGGCGTTTTGCGCAGATGGCGGCGCAGGCGCACGGTATTCCCATTACGTTCATTGCCCATGACGATTGGCGGCCTTACGCGCCGCACCCGGACGCGACGCAGCCGCCGCCGGAGCCGGTGCATGAGCCGTTCTGGAGCGGCGTCATGGAAAGCTACCGGCGGGCGGCGGCGCACTCGCGGGTGTTGCTGACGGGGCAGTGGGGCGATGAGGCGCTGACGCAGGAAACGGCGCCGTACTTGCGCGAACTGCTTGCGCAACGCCGAGTGGCGGCGCTGGTGCAGGCTTTGGCGGAGTATTTCGTCAGCGACGCGCGCAACGGCTTCTATTCGCTGCGGCGGCGGCTTGGGCGCGTGCGACCAGCGCCTCCAGAGCTGGACCTTCCCCAGTGGCTTGCGCCTGACTTTGTCGCGCGGCTTCGTCAGTCCGGCTACTTTGAGCGCCGGGCGGACGAGCCGCCGCATCACCCGTTCCACAGCCTCGCCGTACGGGCGCTCAGTCGGGTTCATATGGCCAACGATCATGAGTACAACGACCCGGCCTTTACCGGCGCGCTGGTTGAGATGCGCTATCCATTGCTTGATCTGCGGGCGCTTGAGTTCCTGCTGGCGATCCCGACCGTGCCGGCCTGCCTTGATAAATGGCTTTTCCGGGAGTCGCTCAGCCATCAGCTTCCGCGCGCCGTCGTCCGCCGCCCGAAAACGCCGCTGCGGGCGTTCCCCATTACCGGTTATATCCGAAAGTATGGCGCGGCATGGACGCGCTTGCCGGCTGAAGATGAGATTCGTCGCCGCCTGGCGTGTTTTGTGACAAACGACGCCTTCGACCGTGAAATTGTGTGGAATGCGCAACGGGAAGCCGAATCTTTGATTGACCTCGGCCCGCTAACCTTATACAAATGGATGCAATTCAAGCTCGCATCATCCTAA
- a CDS encoding lasso peptide biosynthesis B2 protein, producing the protein MQLKRRLRQLGTFWRLSPDDRAGLLVAWALLTAVDVLCRVIGVRCCLHCLQRMTARCSSVSPPEEWVMRQAELVGRAARHTLRPTTCLIRALALWFWLTRRGVTCEIVLGVQKTLGALEAHAWVEWQGRPLLEAADIRQHYAAFDQPLSSILLGVL; encoded by the coding sequence ATGCAATTGAAGCGCCGTCTGCGCCAACTTGGAACTTTTTGGCGGCTGTCGCCGGACGACCGCGCTGGCCTTTTGGTGGCTTGGGCGCTACTGACAGCGGTTGATGTACTGTGTCGAGTTATTGGCGTACGTTGCTGTCTGCATTGCCTGCAACGAATGACAGCTAGGTGTTCCTCCGTATCGCCGCCGGAGGAATGGGTAATGCGTCAGGCGGAACTTGTCGGCCGCGCGGCACGGCACACTTTGCGCCCAACGACCTGCCTGATTCGGGCGCTGGCGCTTTGGTTTTGGCTGACGCGGCGCGGCGTCACATGCGAGATTGTGCTTGGCGTTCAAAAGACGCTTGGCGCTTTGGAAGCTCATGCGTGGGTCGAGTGGCAGGGGAGACCGCTGCTGGAAGCCGCCGACATCAGACAACACTACGCCGCTTTTGACCAGCCGCTTTCCAGCATCTTGCTTGGCGTCTTGTGA
- a CDS encoding PqqD family protein — MVDFNSRATIPNHVIVRRVADEAVLLNLATEHYYALDSVGYAMLLQSTNGGTLADAVEALLDEYDVTRERLVEDFEELLNQLLEAGLIEIVPPLSVS; from the coding sequence ATGGTTGACTTCAACTCTCGCGCTACGATTCCAAATCACGTCATTGTGCGTCGTGTCGCCGACGAAGCTGTTCTGCTTAATCTGGCTACGGAGCACTACTATGCACTCGACAGTGTTGGGTATGCCATGCTGCTTCAATCCACGAACGGTGGCACACTTGCGGACGCCGTTGAGGCGTTGTTGGATGAATACGACGTTACGCGGGAGCGGCTTGTTGAGGATTTCGAGGAACTGCTCAACCAACTGCTCGAAGCCGGCTTGATCGAGATCGTCCCACCCCTTTCGGTATCGTGA
- a CDS encoding 50S ribosomal protein L11 methyltransferase, producing the protein MYADYVALTYHASLIADELRVQAFQAAVESVARPGDVVADVGCGTGILTLFACRAGARQVYAIDDGPIIELAKLILHRNGYADRVTFINRPSRQVRLPEPVDVVISETIGNYGAEERILPTLWDACRRWLKPGGRIIPQTLELYCAPITWPEAEPALTVWRRPVCGFDFSSGLAFAVNQQYARRLRPEHLLAEGQCYCRLDTSAEALSGATPPRVAGTATFRVRRSGVMHGVGGWFKAALTASVGVTNDPGGKPTSWGHLCLPIAEPQSVAEGDEVEVRLTAIGGGGLLRWEVTWRSADGASRTFRHSDFEGWLATPERLRPLASDAAPGLGVRGRAQLFLLTKLDAGWTVGQVAQGLYEHFTNEFPTLEDALVYVKGQLFKFT; encoded by the coding sequence ATGTACGCCGACTACGTTGCCCTGACCTACCATGCCTCGCTCATCGCCGATGAACTCCGGGTACAGGCCTTTCAAGCGGCTGTCGAGTCGGTCGCGCGTCCGGGCGATGTCGTGGCCGATGTCGGCTGTGGAACAGGGATTCTCACGTTGTTCGCCTGCCGAGCCGGCGCGCGGCAGGTCTATGCGATTGACGACGGCCCGATCATCGAGCTGGCGAAGCTCATCCTGCATCGGAACGGCTACGCCGACCGAGTGACGTTTATCAATCGCCCATCGCGCCAAGTTCGTTTGCCGGAGCCGGTGGATGTCGTCATATCGGAAACCATCGGCAACTACGGCGCGGAGGAACGCATCCTGCCGACGCTGTGGGACGCCTGCCGACGCTGGCTCAAGCCCGGCGGACGGATCATCCCCCAAACGCTGGAGCTGTACTGCGCGCCCATCACGTGGCCGGAAGCGGAGCCGGCTCTGACGGTGTGGCGGCGGCCGGTCTGCGGCTTTGACTTTTCATCCGGGTTGGCGTTCGCCGTCAATCAGCAGTATGCACGACGGCTGCGTCCTGAACATTTGCTGGCCGAAGGGCAATGCTATTGTCGGCTGGACACCTCCGCCGAGGCGCTGTCCGGCGCAACACCGCCTAGGGTGGCTGGAACAGCGACGTTTCGCGTACGGCGGTCGGGCGTGATGCACGGCGTCGGCGGCTGGTTCAAGGCGGCGCTGACGGCATCCGTCGGCGTCACGAATGATCCCGGCGGCAAGCCGACCAGTTGGGGTCATTTGTGCCTGCCTATCGCCGAGCCGCAGTCGGTGGCGGAGGGCGATGAGGTTGAAGTCCGTCTGACGGCTATCGGCGGCGGCGGCTTGCTGCGGTGGGAAGTGACGTGGCGGAGCGCCGATGGAGCGTCCCGAACGTTCCGGCATTCCGACTTTGAAGGCTGGCTGGCCACGCCGGAGCGCCTGCGCCCTTTGGCGTCCGACGCCGCACCGGGTCTTGGCGTTCGCGGACGGGCGCAGCTTTTTCTCTTAACAAAGCTTGACGCCGGCTGGACGGTTGGGCAGGTCGCCCAAGGTTTGTACGAACACTTCACGAATGAGTTTCCAACGCTTGAGGACGCGCTGGTTTATGTGAAGGGGCAGCTTTTCAAGTTCACCTAG
- a CDS encoding formylglycine-generating enzyme family protein, whose translation MSGRDALLQRQRLVWIRSAAVVVSLLIGALWTPAQERSTSVSSKPAGGDETDKPAGGGKRSGGGKPSRPTGPTGPPCPANPLPPTVSLPAEQLSTLTFETPRLDAKGNVVETLKKETTRFTETLGDGVTLELVAIPGECFTMGASGDEAGDNEKPPIRARVYGFYMGRTEVTQAQWRTVAGWPKVERDLPPEPSKYKGDNLPVDSITWDEAVEFCRRLAKKTGRPYRLPTEAEWEYACRAGATGMFSYGPVMAAKFENYDSSLPYGDEPAAPARRQPTPVGSLGVNAFGLADMHGNVREWCLDDYTPRLTNAHAYGGPARNPRKDEEGQARAIRGGSWAALPDGCRCSIRDGLHREDLLTILGFRVVLSDRYGEGQPTNDED comes from the coding sequence ATGTCCGGTCGAGACGCCCTACTGCAACGACAACGCCTCGTTTGGATACGGAGCGCCGCTGTCGTCGTCAGCTTGTTGATTGGCGCACTATGGACACCGGCGCAGGAGCGCAGCACCAGCGTGAGTAGTAAACCCGCCGGCGGTGATGAGACGGACAAACCGGCCGGCGGCGGCAAGCGCAGCGGCGGCGGCAAGCCGTCCCGTCCGACCGGGCCAACGGGACCGCCCTGTCCGGCGAATCCGCTGCCGCCGACGGTCAGCCTGCCCGCCGAACAGCTTTCCACCCTGACCTTTGAAACGCCGCGCCTCGACGCCAAAGGCAACGTCGTCGAGACGCTCAAAAAGGAAACCACTCGCTTTACGGAGACCCTTGGCGACGGCGTAACGCTGGAACTGGTCGCCATACCGGGCGAGTGCTTCACGATGGGCGCGTCCGGCGACGAAGCCGGCGACAACGAAAAGCCGCCCATTCGAGCGCGAGTGTACGGCTTCTACATGGGACGCACGGAAGTGACGCAGGCGCAGTGGCGTACGGTCGCCGGCTGGCCGAAAGTCGAGCGCGATCTGCCGCCGGAGCCGTCCAAGTACAAGGGCGACAACCTTCCGGTGGACAGCATTACGTGGGACGAAGCGGTTGAGTTCTGCCGCCGCTTGGCGAAAAAAACCGGTCGTCCCTACCGTCTGCCGACGGAGGCCGAGTGGGAGTACGCCTGTCGGGCGGGCGCGACAGGGATGTTTTCCTACGGGCCGGTCATGGCCGCGAAGTTTGAAAACTACGATAGCTCGCTGCCCTACGGCGACGAACCGGCCGCGCCGGCCCGCAGGCAACCGACGCCGGTCGGCTCGCTGGGCGTCAACGCCTTCGGGCTGGCCGATATGCACGGCAACGTCCGCGAGTGGTGTCTGGACGACTATACGCCGCGCTTGACCAACGCCCATGCGTACGGCGGGCCAGCGCGCAACCCGCGCAAGGACGAGGAAGGGCAAGCCCGCGCCATTCGCGGCGGCTCGTGGGCGGCGCTGCCCGACGGCTGCCGGTGCTCGATTCGGGACGGTCTCCACCGCGAGGATTTGCTCACCATCCTTGGCTTCCGCGTCGTTTTGAGCGACCGCTACGGCGAGGGACAGCCAACAAACGACGAAGATTAA